The following are encoded together in the Lactuca sativa cultivar Salinas chromosome 1, Lsat_Salinas_v11, whole genome shotgun sequence genome:
- the LOC111882408 gene encoding uncharacterized protein LOC111882408 isoform X2 yields the protein MDVGTPVPVLVGVRPVPGRHPFIGNPKDLMQMLDPSEALKSSDQMVEAKEMIKKKIVIKEEKVTVASRYLQGIVAKNDGLKKDENECVKEPLTIKQENIKSNSLQLPRRRNKKSSPETVSWSSLPSKLLNPAKGMMRRRMLASLVADEAQKEAITAANLVKCLQMFGELCSSASHAKPHESLTKFFSLYALIEVKEQENDSIVPTKDRLFHDQFSSNSEAPENTEKSGKKIGIARGKSIPKTPKITSMELSVSDKLEWAKGDGLKEGKELREMLLEETESWFLEFLKRALDVGFQMGNLETVKGKGRINHNNNVGNKTEPNSQIAVTLCQLKLANEWLDKLRSKMMMISERKEVVVDTIDLLKQKIYTCLLVHVDSAAFALEKNRLDRV from the exons ATGGATGTTGGAACTCCAGTTCCAGTTCTTGTCGGAGTTAGGCCTGTTCCAGGAAGACATCCGTTTATTGGGAACCCTAAAGATTTGATGCAGATGTTAGACCCATCTGAAGCTTTGAAGTCCAGTGATCAAATGGTGGAGGCGAAAGAGATGATAAAAAAGAAAATTGTGATCAAAGAGGAGAAAGTTACAGTTGCTTCAAGGTATTTGCAAGGTATTGTGGCAAAAAACGATGGTTTAAAGAAAGATGAGAATGAGTGTGTCAAAGAACCATTAACGATTAAGCAAGAAAACATCAAATCAAACTCGCTGCAATTGCCAAGAAGGAGAAACAAAAAAAGTTCTCCAGAAACAGTTTCATGGTCCTCTCTGCCTTCTAAGCTGCTAAATCCTGCCAAG GGAATGATGCGAAGGAGAATGTTAGCTTCGCTTGTAGCAGATGAAGCTCAAAAGGAAGCCATAACAGCAGCAAATCTTGTCAAATGCCTCCA AATGTTTGGTGAGCTTTGTTCATCCGCATCACATGCAAAACCCCACGAGTCTCTGACCAAATTCTTTTCACTTTACGCACTGATAGAAGTCAAAGAACAAGAAAATGACAGTATTGTCCCCACGAAGGACAGATTGTTTCATGATCAGTTTTCGAGTAACTCAGAAGCACCAGAAAATACAGAAAAATCTGGAAAAAAGATAGGGATTGCTCGAGGTAAAAGTATACCGAAGACTCCAAAGATCACTTCAATGGAGCTAAGTGTTTCTGATAAACTGGAATGGGCAAAAGGAGATGGTTTGAAAGAGGGGAAAGAGTTAAGAGAGATGTTGTTAGAAGAAACGGAATCATGGTTTCTAGAGTTCTTGAAAAGAGCACTAGATGTCGGGTTTCAAATGGGGAATCTTGAAACAGTCAAAGGGAAAGGGAGAATTAATCACAATAATAATGTCGGAAATAAGACTGAACCAAATAGTCAGATTGCTGTGACATTGTGTCAACTCAAGCTAGCAAATGAGTGGCTGGATAAATTAAGAAGCAAGATGATGATGATTTCCGAGAGAAAAGAAGTTGTGGTGGATACTATCGATCTTTTGAAGCAAAAAATATATACTTGTTTGCTTGTCCATGTAGACTCGGCTGCTTTTGCTCTAGAAAAAAACAGATTAGATCGTGTATAA
- the LOC111882408 gene encoding uncharacterized protein LOC111882408 isoform X1: protein MASLTPGVLLKLLRTINSNIKVRGEYRSILLQVISIVPALNGSELWPNHGFFIKISDSSHSTYASLSKQDNELILNNKLQLGQFFWIDRMDVGTPVPVLVGVRPVPGRHPFIGNPKDLMQMLDPSEALKSSDQMVEAKEMIKKKIVIKEEKVTVASRYLQGIVAKNDGLKKDENECVKEPLTIKQENIKSNSLQLPRRRNKKSSPETVSWSSLPSKLLNPAKGMMRRRMLASLVADEAQKEAITAANLVKCLQMFGELCSSASHAKPHESLTKFFSLYALIEVKEQENDSIVPTKDRLFHDQFSSNSEAPENTEKSGKKIGIARGKSIPKTPKITSMELSVSDKLEWAKGDGLKEGKELREMLLEETESWFLEFLKRALDVGFQMGNLETVKGKGRINHNNNVGNKTEPNSQIAVTLCQLKLANEWLDKLRSKMMMISERKEVVVDTIDLLKQKIYTCLLVHVDSAAFALEKNRLDRV, encoded by the exons ATGGCATCTCTTACACCAGGAGTGCTCCTGAAACTACTTCGAACAATCAATTCCAACATAAAAGTTCGTGGTGAATATCGTTCCATCCTCTTGCAAGTGATCAGCATTGTTCCAGCTCTAAACGGATCCGAACTATGGCCAAACCATGGCTTCTTCATCAAAATCTCAGATTCATCTCATTCCACATACGCATCACTCTCAAAACAAGACAACGAACTCATTTTAAACAATAAACTGCAACTGGGTCAATTCTTTTGGATCGATAGAATGGATGTTGGAACTCCAGTTCCAGTTCTTGTCGGAGTTAGGCCTGTTCCAGGAAGACATCCGTTTATTGGGAACCCTAAAGATTTGATGCAGATGTTAGACCCATCTGAAGCTTTGAAGTCCAGTGATCAAATGGTGGAGGCGAAAGAGATGATAAAAAAGAAAATTGTGATCAAAGAGGAGAAAGTTACAGTTGCTTCAAGGTATTTGCAAGGTATTGTGGCAAAAAACGATGGTTTAAAGAAAGATGAGAATGAGTGTGTCAAAGAACCATTAACGATTAAGCAAGAAAACATCAAATCAAACTCGCTGCAATTGCCAAGAAGGAGAAACAAAAAAAGTTCTCCAGAAACAGTTTCATGGTCCTCTCTGCCTTCTAAGCTGCTAAATCCTGCCAAG GGAATGATGCGAAGGAGAATGTTAGCTTCGCTTGTAGCAGATGAAGCTCAAAAGGAAGCCATAACAGCAGCAAATCTTGTCAAATGCCTCCA AATGTTTGGTGAGCTTTGTTCATCCGCATCACATGCAAAACCCCACGAGTCTCTGACCAAATTCTTTTCACTTTACGCACTGATAGAAGTCAAAGAACAAGAAAATGACAGTATTGTCCCCACGAAGGACAGATTGTTTCATGATCAGTTTTCGAGTAACTCAGAAGCACCAGAAAATACAGAAAAATCTGGAAAAAAGATAGGGATTGCTCGAGGTAAAAGTATACCGAAGACTCCAAAGATCACTTCAATGGAGCTAAGTGTTTCTGATAAACTGGAATGGGCAAAAGGAGATGGTTTGAAAGAGGGGAAAGAGTTAAGAGAGATGTTGTTAGAAGAAACGGAATCATGGTTTCTAGAGTTCTTGAAAAGAGCACTAGATGTCGGGTTTCAAATGGGGAATCTTGAAACAGTCAAAGGGAAAGGGAGAATTAATCACAATAATAATGTCGGAAATAAGACTGAACCAAATAGTCAGATTGCTGTGACATTGTGTCAACTCAAGCTAGCAAATGAGTGGCTGGATAAATTAAGAAGCAAGATGATGATGATTTCCGAGAGAAAAGAAGTTGTGGTGGATACTATCGATCTTTTGAAGCAAAAAATATATACTTGTTTGCTTGTCCATGTAGACTCGGCTGCTTTTGCTCTAGAAAAAAACAGATTAGATCGTGTATAA